The window taatccattgtattcttcttcttcttctatgaaCGCAATAGCAATCATAATACAGTGTTTAGACGATTGGGGGCACATGCAGCCTATTCTTGCCCGAGACTTTGgggggtttagttccccttaaACAGTGGGGACCTAACAGACTAGGATAAGTAAGATATTCCCCACCCGTGCCCCCATTTAAGAGAAGTCTTTGATGTTGTCAGCGCCGTGTGTGATGGAAGCATTGCGAACAGGCTTTTGTTCAGCTAACCCAACGCCTGCGGCTACATTCAGGGTCAACACCAGTCAGACCCACAAAGATCAATCTATTTTGACAAGGCCCATGTACGATTGATTGCGTATGTCCAACCAAAGGGCGAATCAAAGCCACTAGCCTCTCTGGATGATGTCCGATCACGGGTTTGCGGTGTCCTTCCGAGTCCTTTCCATGACTATCGCCATTACTCCCATTATTCCAGACCAGCGGGGGCCTCTATAAGATGCAGCTGTACGAAAAGGCCGACTTCGGGGGCAAAGCTTTCGAGGCCACGGAGGACTGCCCCTCGCTCCTGGAGAAGTTCCGCTGGAGGGAGGTGAACTCGTGCAAGGTCTACGACGGCTGGTGGGTGTTCTACGAGCACCCCAACTACCGCGGGCGCCAGTACTTCCTAGAGAAGGGCGAGTACCGCAAGCCGGGCGATTGGGGCGCGGCCAGTGCTGCGGTCCAGTCCTTCAGGCGTTTAACTGAATGAACCCATTACCAACCCGTACCATCGACATGTTACCCTACGATCTGTGACAGGAAATGAGATTTTGAACTGaggttgaaaaaataaaaacctgtcCAGAAAGCAGACCAACATGTCTCGAGTTTTGTCTGTGCAGTTTTGCAAACATTCAACATTTTcgtttatatattttatgtccTTCGATTCACATTCTAATAAGTGAGTGGAAACTCGTTCAGGGTGTAGTATGTACACTTTTGTcccaagtcagctggaatagaaAATGCTATTGGTAGTGTAGTGCTTCACATAGTTGACTTTCATGTGGTGGACTTATTGTGGGGTGATATGGCTTGAACCCTACTTTGGAACCATAACCTTGGCttcaaactctaatttgaaaactCAACCTCTGGGAAAACCCCAACCCAGACTCGAATCCCTAATCTGAACCCCCAACTTCACAGGTGTCGAACTCCAGGCCCGGGGACCAGATCCGGCCTACAACatcgttttatgtggcccgagaaagcaaatcatgcatcaacttcatattttttcttttataaaataCCCAAATAGCAAATTGTCTTCTCTtctaataacattgagatattgcaagcattttctgttaccCATCCCCCTTCAGAGTGACTGGAAtcgttttcactttttgtttttttacaagctTCAGATTTAGATATAACAAAACAGTTCTGGCTTAAATTATgagcaaaataaattccatattatgacagtgtgatcatacAGTGTTTAACTAACGCATTCTGATACGAATTATAATTTTCCCAGTAATAAATTTTTTACAATGACTATGTACCAAAGAACACATCCACTCCCATTTACGCTGAACGCACCTCACACACTCGCGCAGCTGCCACGTAAACATGAATGGCGACTGCAGCGCAGCACGGTGGctgactagttagagcgtcagcctcacagttctgaggacctgggttcaatccccggccccgcctgtgtggagtttgcatgttctccccgtgcctgcgtgggttttctccgggcactccggtttcatcccacatcccaaaaacatgcattaattggagactctaaattgcccgtaggtgtgagtgtgcatggttgtttgtttctatgtgccctgcgattggctagcaaccagttcagggtgtaccacgcctcctgcccgatgacagctgggataggctccagcacgcccgcgaccctagtgcggagaagcggctcagaaaatggatggatggcgacTGCGGCCGCACTGAATGGGTTGTCAAATACGACATTTATCCCCTCGACATATGAAGCGTGTTAAGACGGGTTCGTCCTGGAAGTCACTCACAAAATCTgacactcttgaatgaaaattaacttTCGTTCGAAAACTGTTGCCCGACACCAGAATAAGTGCGTTCGTCatgcagaaatgaactaagtccAGTTCACtttcgcccaaaatatgaactagttgttgaactttcattcattgaaaTCGTTCAGGTTCAACACTGCGTATGCATGTTCCTTTCCTTTAGCTCACTGGACAATAAATTAGATCATCTCCAAATGGAATgaacatcaaaacacacaacggCCCTCCTTCGTTCGGCAGGGAGATGTGCGAGCACGTATCCGCACGTCTGCCGGCTTGCTCGATCAGCACCAACACTCCACTCTTCACCAGCCACAAATTCAtgtcttgaaataaacattAACATGCATGATCGCCCAttcttatattgtttaaaattttaaaaaaaaacatttttttaaactttgaagcaatgtattattcaagtttgagaagtaaaaaaaaaaaaaaaaaattcattgagTTATCAAGATGATATTGATTGCACAAAGTACATTTATACATCATATCTCAATCTCATTATACTTGTgtatagtgacaataaaaaggcaGTAAagcgcctgtgtgggttttctccgggtactccggtttcctcccacattccaaaaaacatgcctggtaggttcattgaggaatctaaattgcccgtaggtgtgaacgtgcgtgcgaatggttgtttgtttatatgtgccttgcgattggctggcgaccagttcagggtgtaccccgcctctcgcccaaagtttgGCGGGTTAGGctgcagcacacccgcgaccctcgtgaggataagcggttcggaaaatgaatggattgatgtactgtatatatattacatacaatatatgaGAAGAAATGATAtgatattaattatattttatatgactAAATAGGCATTCTCTTATATGACCAGTTAGATATAAAATACAAGTGTATACACTATACATACATAGGGGGTCCCCGCTTCAGCTTTCCATCAGTTTGGGGCTCCACGGTCTGGACATTGTTAAAGGCCCTTGatataaaccattaaaaaaatttatatcgGTTAtcggtggggaaaaaaaataacagttatCGTTCATCCCTAAAGaagacatttcatttaaatgggTTCGCAggcataacggccctccgacgGAAACCATAACTATAATGTGGCCTGTGAGTCTCAAACCCAAACCCATTCTTGAAAGTTTGAATCAGTTATGTTGACTTGAAACCCTTTTTAAAACTAACTCAAATAAAACCCTGACTTTGGCTTGAAACTCGGACTTGAATTGAAACCATAACCTTGTCTTGCAAAcaccaatttgaaaccctattccTATCTTGAATCCTACTTTGAAATGTTAACCCAGGTTTAAATCccaaatttgaaaacctaatggGTGTTTAAAAGCCAAACCCTGGATTGAAACCCTCTTTTAAAACCCCAATCCAGGCTCAAAACCctcattttaaaccctaatttgaaaccctaatcctgtcttgaaatcCTAACTTTAACTTGAAAcaccaatttgaaaccctactttcaaacGTCAACTCTGTCTTGAAACTCCAATCTGAAAGCCCTACCTCTGGCCTCAATTTGAAACCCaatcctggtttgaaaccataacctcATCATGTATCTCCAAGTTGAAACCCTACTTCGAATCCCTAATCCTGCCTTTAACCCTTTGTTCAAAACGTGAACCCAGGCTAGAAACCTtcatgaaaccctaacttgaaaccttaaGCCTGGCTTTATATAATAAGTCTATGATCCATGACAGGAGATGAAAAGTTTTGGAACTGTTtgctcgacaaaaaaaaaaaaaaagcctactcAGAAAGCAGAGCGAGATGTGACTGATTGTGAAGTTTGTCTGTGTATTTTAGCAAACATTCAACAGTGGGTTTTAGAATGATACATTAAATTGAGGCAAATTGCTCAGTCAAACTGGAGGACCTTAAAGTTAGTTCAGTTCCTTTTAGTGCCGGTCCGAGGTCCACAGTGACAAGTTGAGGGTTGAAATGCGTCCCAAAGGAAAAACAGTTTCCTCCTCCGCCAATCAGGATCAACTGTGCTTCCTTTTGGACCATCAACTCAGAGCAGAACGAGTGCAACATCAGAGGCCAAGGCACTGAGGTCTAAGGCGGGCAGGAGAACCAGCAGTGAGATTCCCAACAAGTCCACGCTGTGATATCAGGTTTTAAGCAGGTTGAACTGACCGTGACCAGACTGAACTCGACGCTGCAGCGCGTGGAAAGGTTGATCACGGCCACTCCCGGCACGCCGGCTGAATGCAGCCAAACTCCGCCCACCACAATCAGGTGATCGCCAATCACATGGGCACCATGCGAATATCTGCAGTGCAATACAACACAGCACAGTTAGCGCAGAATGTTTCATCCGTACATTCCTCAAACCCGAAACCAAactcaaaccctaacccttgccTGAGACCCAAACTTCAAAGACCTCCCCTCTTGTTTGAAacctgaaaccctaacccgagcCTGAAACTCTTACTTGATGCCCTAATGTGAAACCCTGTCTTCAAACCCTATACCAATCtcaaaatcctaaccctgttttaaaatcctaatttgaaacgttGACCTTAAACTGAAATCCTAACTTTGACTTGAAAACGTGACATCAAACtgtagtttgaaaccctaacactggcttGAAACTCCAATTTGAAACTCTGAAAGTAAATCTGACTTGAGACGTCAAACCtcaatttaaaaccctaacccttacttAAAACCTTACCCTGCTTTATTCTCACAAATTGAAAACTTTTTCAcacaatattttattcatgcaaaatttttacttttgctccAAAACTTAATTCACAAACGTATTCTCATGAATGTTATGTTTCTTGTGATATTGCAactttcttcttatttttttctttatttttcataacAGTATTACTCTCTCATAccaatccatctatccatccattttctgtactgcttatcctcactagggataacatggaaactccacacaggcggggtggccgggatttgaaccctggccccagaactgcgaggtagatgtgcttaccagttggtcactgtgccgccttcATACCAATCAAAATTTATTTagttatatttttgagaaattaccccttttttctcataaaatgaatttttttatgGCTTTATTTTCACAGTCATCATGTCAATAATGATTCCTTTC is drawn from Phycodurus eques isolate BA_2022a chromosome 12, UOR_Pequ_1.1, whole genome shotgun sequence and contains these coding sequences:
- the crygs2 gene encoding crystallin, gamma S2, encoding MGRIVFYEDKNFQGRRYECDSDCSDFHTYLSRCNSIRVESGAWVVYERPNYMGYQYVLTRGEYPEYQRWMGLNDRLSSCKIIHFTSGGLYKMQLYEKADFGGKAFEATEDCPSLLEKFRWREVNSCKVYDGWWVFYEHPNYRGRQYFLEKGEYRKPGDWGAASAAVQSFRRLTE